In Streptomyces sp. NBC_00414, a single window of DNA contains:
- a CDS encoding response regulator transcription factor, giving the protein MSGTRSEPVRVLIVDDEPGLTELLSVAVTEAGWRPYPVADGRSALRVARARVPHAVVLDGMLPDLDGIQVLRRLRQENPKLPVLMLTARDALEHRIDGLASGADDYVTKPFSLEEVVLRLRGLLRRSGAEDARSDASVLALGDLVLTEETREVHRDGTRIRLTAKEFDLLSLMLSHPRQVLSKTQILDHVWSSCFDGGGNLVEVYISSLRRKIDKGRTPMIHTVRGVGYAIRPPGDGR; this is encoded by the coding sequence ATGTCTGGCACCCGAAGCGAGCCCGTCCGCGTGCTGATCGTCGACGACGAACCAGGTCTGACCGAACTGCTCTCCGTGGCCGTCACGGAGGCCGGCTGGCGGCCCTACCCGGTGGCGGACGGCCGCTCCGCGCTGCGCGTCGCCCGCGCCCGCGTCCCGCACGCCGTCGTCCTCGACGGAATGCTGCCCGACCTGGACGGCATCCAGGTCCTGCGCCGCCTGCGGCAGGAGAACCCGAAGCTGCCCGTCCTCATGCTCACCGCACGCGACGCGCTGGAACACCGCATCGACGGCCTCGCCTCCGGCGCCGACGACTACGTGACGAAGCCCTTCTCCCTGGAGGAGGTCGTGCTGCGGCTGCGCGGGCTGCTGCGGCGGTCGGGCGCAGAGGACGCCCGGTCCGACGCCTCGGTGCTGGCGCTCGGGGACCTGGTGCTGACCGAGGAGACCCGCGAGGTGCACCGCGACGGAACGCGGATCCGGCTCACCGCCAAGGAGTTCGACCTGCTCAGCCTCATGCTGAGCCATCCGCGCCAGGTGCTGAGCAAGACACAGATCCTCGACCATGTGTGGAGCAGTTGCTTCGACGGCGGGGGGAACCTCGTCGAGGTCTACATCTCCAGCCTCCGCCGCAAGATCGACAAGGGGCGGACGCCGATGATCCACACCGTACGGGGCGTCGGGTACGCCATCAGACCGCCGGGGGACGGCAGATGA
- a CDS encoding sensor histidine kinase — protein MRPRLPERRSLRTRLLLFIGVTLVVVCTAMALTTVLAQRAYLLGNLDQRVTDAAERSQGGLQRRTGDDTDLGFLNERGQAVGTLAARFDDDGDVIAAQVVTDDGKQQTLTADQRSALDGIATDGSRHTRTVPGLGTYRVTAIAGNGVPVLTGLPMDDVQDMIGGLVLVEAVAAIAGLAVAGCVCAVVIRRQLRPLGRVAATAVEVSRVPLGRGAVTGLTRVRERDTYPGSEAGQVGAALNRMIDHVESSLAERQRSEERMRRFLADASHELRTPLASIAGYAELMNRGTERIEPALAWRRVSAESARMTGLVEDLLLLARLDEGRPLQSSEVDLAAVVAEAVWDARAAGGGHDWQLALLLDAPALVLGDEARLHQVVANLLANARVHTPVGTTVVASVEATEAHCVIRVRDDGPGIPAHLLPAVFERFTRGDSSRSRGGPTDGGSGLGLAIVAAITAAHGGHIAVDSEPGRTEFTLTLPPSHVRLEAPPAALVTGAPRPDLALGAPTPDPR, from the coding sequence ATGAGGCCGCGGCTGCCGGAGCGGCGCTCACTGCGCACCCGCCTCCTGCTCTTCATCGGTGTCACCCTGGTCGTCGTCTGCACGGCGATGGCCCTCACCACCGTTCTCGCGCAACGCGCCTACCTGCTGGGCAACCTCGACCAGCGCGTCACCGACGCCGCCGAGCGCAGCCAGGGCGGACTGCAGCGCCGCACCGGCGACGACACGGACCTCGGGTTCCTGAACGAGCGGGGGCAGGCCGTCGGCACCCTCGCCGCCCGCTTCGACGACGACGGGGACGTCATCGCCGCCCAGGTCGTCACCGACGACGGCAAGCAGCAGACCCTCACCGCCGACCAGCGCTCCGCCCTCGACGGCATCGCCACCGACGGTTCCCGGCACACCCGCACGGTCCCCGGCCTCGGCACCTACCGCGTGACCGCCATCGCGGGCAACGGCGTCCCCGTTCTCACCGGGCTCCCGATGGACGACGTACAGGACATGATCGGCGGCCTCGTCCTGGTCGAGGCCGTGGCGGCGATCGCCGGTCTGGCCGTCGCCGGCTGCGTCTGCGCCGTGGTGATACGCCGTCAGCTGCGGCCGCTCGGCCGGGTGGCCGCCACCGCCGTCGAGGTCTCGCGTGTCCCGCTGGGCCGGGGCGCGGTCACCGGCCTCACCCGGGTTCGCGAACGCGACACCTACCCCGGGAGCGAGGCCGGCCAGGTCGGCGCCGCGCTCAACCGCATGATCGACCACGTGGAGTCGTCGCTCGCAGAGCGTCAGCGCAGCGAGGAACGCATGCGCCGCTTCCTCGCCGACGCCAGCCATGAACTCCGTACGCCACTGGCGTCCATCGCCGGATACGCGGAGCTGATGAACCGCGGCACCGAACGGATCGAGCCCGCACTGGCCTGGCGGCGGGTCTCCGCCGAGTCGGCGCGGATGACGGGCCTCGTGGAGGACCTGCTGCTGCTCGCCAGGCTCGACGAGGGGCGCCCGCTCCAGTCGTCCGAGGTCGACCTCGCGGCGGTGGTCGCCGAGGCCGTGTGGGACGCGCGGGCGGCCGGCGGCGGACACGACTGGCAACTGGCGCTGCTCCTCGACGCACCCGCGCTCGTCCTGGGCGACGAGGCCCGCCTCCACCAGGTGGTGGCCAACCTGTTGGCCAACGCGCGCGTGCACACGCCCGTGGGCACGACCGTGGTCGCCTCGGTGGAGGCCACGGAGGCCCACTGCGTGATTCGCGTCCGCGACGACGGGCCCGGCATTCCGGCGCATCTGCTGCCCGCGGTCTTCGAGCGCTTCACACGGGGAGACAGCTCCCGTTCCCGCGGTGGTCCCACCGACGGCGGCTCCGGGCTCGGTCTCGCCATCGTCGCGGCCATCACGGCGGCGCACGGGGGCCACATAGCCGTGGACAGCGAGCCGGGCCGTACGGAGTTCACGCTCACCCTGCCGCCGTCCCACGTGCGCCTGGAGGCACCTCCGGCAGCGCTGGTCACCGGCGCGCCACGCCCCGACCTGGCGCTCGGAGCCCCCACCCCCGACCCACGCTGA
- a CDS encoding DUF3500 domain-containing protein: MTELDTEEPAAQEPQTGRQARAGRRNFMRKVFFAGGATAVATMGGAGAWAALAADDTGATASADPSATPTGAPTGGPGGAGGPGNQSITEDFFGLTTDGKKIDDLFTVHSEGVATAPVIAAANAFLAGLSAVQKSSTQFTVHSTEWRLWSNVDAYDRQGVSIADLSDEQQALGKALLKSALSAEGLETTERIRRINQAAGEAIDNTDAFNEEAFYYTVMGTPSATEPWGFQFDGHHLVINYFVLGDQVVMSPCFWGSEPTEIEIEGTTVSVCKEEVEASLAFINSLTEDQRTVAIESTTKSNESMKAGAFADNAVQEYTGIRGRTLTGAQKLKLLGIVEAFTGRAKADVAKARLAEVRAHLNDTYVTWAGGIADDSAFYVRVHSPVVWVEVDCQAPGPLAGAYGASQGSGATQMHVHSVIRTPNGNDYGKELLRQHYLTSPHHR, from the coding sequence ATGACCGAGCTCGACACCGAGGAGCCCGCGGCGCAGGAGCCGCAGACGGGCCGTCAGGCCCGCGCCGGTCGACGGAACTTCATGCGCAAGGTCTTCTTCGCCGGCGGCGCGACGGCGGTCGCGACGATGGGCGGGGCGGGAGCCTGGGCCGCCCTCGCCGCCGACGACACCGGCGCGACCGCCTCGGCCGACCCGAGCGCCACCCCCACCGGCGCCCCCACCGGAGGGCCCGGCGGTGCCGGAGGCCCCGGCAACCAGTCGATCACCGAGGACTTCTTCGGCCTGACCACCGACGGCAAGAAGATCGACGACCTCTTCACGGTCCACTCCGAGGGCGTCGCGACCGCCCCGGTGATCGCCGCGGCGAACGCCTTCCTGGCCGGACTGAGCGCCGTACAGAAGTCGTCGACGCAGTTCACCGTCCACTCCACCGAGTGGCGGCTGTGGAGCAACGTCGACGCGTACGACCGCCAGGGCGTCTCGATCGCCGACCTCTCCGACGAGCAACAGGCCCTCGGCAAGGCGCTGTTGAAGTCGGCGCTCAGCGCAGAAGGCCTGGAGACCACCGAGAGGATCCGCAGGATCAACCAGGCCGCCGGAGAGGCGATCGACAACACGGACGCCTTCAACGAGGAAGCCTTCTACTACACGGTCATGGGCACGCCGTCCGCGACCGAACCCTGGGGTTTCCAGTTCGACGGGCACCACCTGGTCATCAACTACTTCGTGCTCGGCGACCAGGTCGTCATGAGCCCCTGTTTCTGGGGTTCGGAACCGACCGAGATCGAGATCGAGGGCACGACCGTCTCCGTGTGCAAGGAGGAGGTGGAGGCGAGCCTCGCCTTCATCAACTCCCTCACCGAGGACCAGCGGACGGTCGCGATCGAGTCCACGACCAAGTCGAACGAGTCGATGAAGGCGGGCGCCTTCGCCGACAACGCGGTCCAGGAGTACACCGGCATCCGCGGCAGGACCCTCACCGGCGCCCAGAAGCTGAAACTGCTCGGCATCGTGGAGGCCTTCACCGGCCGCGCCAAGGCCGATGTCGCCAAGGCCAGGCTGGCCGAGGTCCGGGCCCATCTGAACGACACGTACGTCACCTGGGCGGGCGGCATCGCGGACGACTCCGCCTTCTACGTCCGGGTGCACAGCCCGGTCGTCTGGGTCGAGGTCGACTGCCAGGCCCCCGGCCCGCTCGCGGGCGCGTACGGCGCCTCGCAGGGCAGCGGCGCGACCCAGATGCACGTCCACTCCGTCATCCGCACCCCGAACGGCAACGACTACGGGAAGGAGCTGCTGCGACAGCACTACCTGACGTCTCCTCACCACCGTTGA